GTGCTGGTGAAGACGAAGACGCCCTCGCTGGTGGCCGGGTCGGCGTCCGGGGCCGTGTCCTGGAGCCAGAAACCGCGCGACGAACCGTAGGTACGGACACCGGTGACGATTCCCGCCACGTCCGTGACCTTCTGGCCCGAGAGCGGGGACAGGCGCGTGGTGCCCTGGATGTCATGAATATGCACGGTGTCGGCGTGTGCGGCCGACGGCACCACGACCATGGTGGCGACAGTGGAACAGACAGCGGCGACAGTGAGCGCGGCAAGACGCGCAGAGGACTTGCTCGGCAACGGAATCCCTCCGGGGACAAACATGGGTGCCGGGACGAAGGTGGTAACGGTGGTGCCGTGGGGGGAACGCGACCTGCTGGGCGGCTGGCGACGCGCGTAGACATCCGGTGAACACCCGGTGCGGAAGGCTCCGCGCCGAGGGCTCGGCACCAGGCGATCGGCAGTGAACGCCCGGCTTGGGAGAACAGTGAACATGATGGAGCACGGTGGAAGGCAAGGGGATGCGGTGAATCGGCGTCCTCTCCACTTCTACGCGCGTCAATCTCCTGCCTGGTCAGGCCACTTGTCAAGGTTTCAGCCATCTACCGCCTCTGACAGGTACATGAACCGGGCGGCATGGTGCCAAATCCGTCTAGGCTGAGCGGCTGAGTCGTACGGCCCTCAACACAAAGTCGTACGGTCGTCAGACGCCGTCGTCGGACTCCGGGCTCATCCGGGTGCCGCCGTACGGCCTTTCGGGCGCCTGAGGAGAAAACAGCCGATGTCAGACAGCTCCCCCCTGCCGCCGGTGCGACTGCACTCCGAAGCGGAGCTGGCGCGGGACGCGCTCGCCGCCCCGCTGGTCTCCCGCGCCGTCCGCCTCGCCCGCTGGGCCGGACCGGACACCCGCGTCGAGACCGGCGGCGTACTCGTCGAGGAGCAGCTCCCGGCGGCGGCCCACGAGCTGGGGCTGATCGGCGCCGAGGGCGCGGGCGACGCGGGTGACGTGAGTGTCGAGGACGCGCTCGCCAGTGCCAGTGAGGCCTGGCGGGTCGCCGTGGACACAGGGCTCGTCGAGGTCGTCGACGAGGACGAGGGCACCGTCACGGTGGGCGAGGACCTGGCGCTGCTCACCTCGGGGGCACCGCACGAGGTGCTCGCGGTGTGGCTCGGGGCGCTGGAGACCGTCCTCGCCGACGCGAGCGTGCCCGACCTCGACGATCTTGTCGACGCCATGGGCGAGGACGGCGAGGTCGACTTCTCCCGGCTGGACTGGGACCCCGACGCGGAGGCCGACTTCCTCGACGCCGTGCTCGCCAACCTGTACCTGCTCAGCGTCAGCGAGGGCGGCCCCGCCGACGTCCCGGTACCGCTGCCGGCGCTGGCCGCGTCCATGGTCGTACCGAGCGACATGGGCGAGCCCACGAACGACGTCCTGGAGCAGGTCTCGGACATGATGATGCGCCTCGACGACCAGTTCAGGCTGCTCGAACCCGTCGGGCTCGTCGCCTACCGGCCCGTCGACGAGGCGCTCATGGCGGACACCGACGACCCCGCCGAGGGCGCGCTGGCGGGTGACGAGACCGACGTCTCCCGCTACGGCATGGTGCGGCTCACCCCGCTCGGCCTGTACGGCGTACGGGCGCGGCTGCTGGAGTCCGGCTTCGAGGCGCCCGCCGTCGGAGACCTCGCCGACAAGGGCGCGGACGCGCTGCTCGACGGCACGGCGGCCTTCCCCGCCACGGCGGCGCGGGCCGAGACCGAGCAGTGGCTGACGCGCCGCGAACCCCTCGCCGCGGCAAGGGAGTTGCTGGCGGCGGCCCGGGGCGGCGACGCCGGTGCGCCACTGCGGCGGCTGCGCTGCCAGCAGGCACTGTCCCTCGTCGGCGGCGAGGCCGAGCCCGCGCTGCGCGAGGTCCTCGACGACGCCGAACTGGGCGGCCTCGCCCGCGTCTGGCTCAGCGAGTACGGCGCGCCGGACGTGCCCGCCCCGTCCGAGGCGATGGTGTTCTGGCTGACCATCGACACGGTCGCCGCCCAGCTGGCGGCCGAGGGCAACTCGGCGGAGCTGCGCGGACTGGTGGAGGGGCTGGCGCAGCAGCACGGCGGTTTCTTCGAGGCGGCCTGGCGCGTGGACCACCCGGCGACACCGGACGTGCTGGAGGCGATGGGACGGCTGCACCCGGACAAGCGGGTGGCCAAGGAGGCGCGGAAGGCCGCGTTCAAGGCGCGGTCGCAGCAAGGAGGTTGAGCGTGACACCGCGACCCGCGTGGCAGGTGGCACGCGGGTCGCGGTCGGGAACCGGTCGGCTCAGCAGTGGTAGATCGTCGTGTGCTTGAACGACGACGTCGCCCCGTTGAAGCCGTACGTCCCCCGGTACGCCGGCGGGTTCTGGTACTCGCCGATCAGGGTGAGCGTCGCTGCGCAGCTTCCGCCGCTGCTCGCGTTCGTGGCGTCCAGGCGGATCGTCTGGCCCATGAAGCCGCCCGTGATGTTCCAGGTGCTGCCGCAGATCGTGCCGGTGATCCGGCCGCCCACGACGACGTACGGGTAGGTGTTGGGGTTGTACTTGACCTCCAGCTGCCAGGTGACCGCGGCCCCGTTGTGCAGCTCCAGCTTCGCCGACGTGGCCAGCGCCTCCGGCGAGACGCCCGTCTCGGCGGCGAAGGCCTCGTCGCGCGTCTTGACCTCGGCGCCCTGCGCGTTGTGGAAGCGGTGCTCGGGCGTGCTCGCGCCCTTCTTCTTCTGTGCCTGGGTGGTCATGGGAACACTCCTTCTCCCATACGGATTCGGGTGACCGTCAGGCCAACTGCTCGGCGATCTCGATGCGCAGCAGTGCGCGGACGTTCTCGATGTGGTTGGCGACCGTCACCACCGAGGACCCGGCGAACAGGAGCCCCACCGCGACGTTGTCGAGCGAGGTGACCAGCGAACCGGAGTCGCCGCCCGCCGAGATGTTCGTCGTCAGGATCTGGTCCTTGAAGCGGGCCGTGCCCGCGGCGCCGTAGTTGACGTCGATCGTCGCGTCGACCGAGATGACCCGGCCGAAGCTGATGTTGGTCGTCCGGCCGGTCTTCTTCACCAGGTCGCCGACCGACACCTTGGACCTGCGCCGCCAGGCCCGCGGCGCCCCGCTGAAGTACTGCTCGCGGGTGGCGTCCTGGAAGTCCACCGAGGCCAGTGCCGCGTCCACCACGTTGTCGTGCCGCTCCAGCGGGATCTGCGGAGCGAACTGGATCGGGATGAACCGCTCCAGGGTCGCGATCCGGTCCGCCGGGTCCGTACCGCCGTCGAAGACGCCCGGCTGCACGATCGGGCTGCCCAGCTGGGCCCGGTTGGAGTCGGCCAGCACGTGGTTGTTGGACAGGATGTAGAACTTCGACGGTACGCCCAGACCCGCGCCCGGCGGGTCGACCGTGGCGGTCGGCAGGAAGTCGTACACCACACTGCCGAGCGTGCCCGCCGTCACCCGTACGTTGCCGACCGAGAACCCCGAGGGGCACGGCCGCATCCGGCGCCGCAGGAGCTGCGGCTCGAACGCGGCCGGACCGCCCATCTCCTCCAGCAACGGCTGGGACAGACGGGCGAGTTGCTCCTCCACACCGCCGTCGGCGCTGTACTGCGTCCCGTGCCGTTCCGCACGCCGGACACCCGGCTGCCGCTGGGCCGAGACATGGCCGACCGCCACCACGTCGGTGGGGGTGCTGTCGTCCATCTGGTACGGGATCACGTCCCGTTCGGGCAGCATCGACTCCGGGACCTTCTGGGTCACGAACACCAGCACGGCCGGTTCGCCGGTCGGCCGGCCCTCGCTCCACTTCACGCCGTGGCCGAAGCCGACGACGTTCGCCAGCGGCTGTTCGCGCCGCAGGAAGTCCGACAACGCCTGCCGGCGTGAGCTGTCGCTCAGCTGCCCGCCGGTGGGCCCTCGCATCAGTTCGGGCTGGCTCGTCACGGCCAGACCACCTTCTTCCCCGGTCAGCGCGGTTCCGGGGCACCCGAGCGGCTACTCCTGTGCGGAGACCTCGCCGATCGCGAGCACGCGCACGGGTACGCCGTCGAGCTCGTCCGGAACCACGTCCTCGTCCCTGAGCCGGTCCCGGGGCACCTTGCGGGTCACGAAGACGATCACGACGTCCTCGCCCGAGTGCTCGTCCTTCCCGGTCCCGACTCCCGTCACCTGGGGCAGGCTCATCAGCCGGCCCTCGTGGAGGCTGCGCGCCTGTTGTGCGTTCACGTCGGCTCGCCTCCCTGGGTACTTCAGGTAGTTGGGTGTCTATGGCAATGGACACCGGCGGTCAAGGCGTTGCGCCATAAATCATGGGATTACGCACGATCCGCACCGGATGACCTTCTTTACGAAGATTCGTCGGATCGATTCCTCGGGTGCGAGGGCCCCATGGTTCCTGCGGGCAAGGGCGTGCGGATTCACGGAAGCGGGTCGCAGGACGTCGTCCGGTGTTCAACTCCCGTTCAGGCGTGGGCGGGACGGTGGCTCAGAAGACCCGAGGTCCCCCACCCTCCAGGCCACACACCGTCACAGGAGACACCATGTCGCTCACCCGCAGGGACTTCGGCAGACAGTCGGCGATCACCTCGGCCGGGGTCGCGCTGGCCGGCACCGTCGGCGCCCTCGCCACCGCGCCGAACGCCCTCGCGTCCACGGAGACCGGGAGTGCGTCCGGGGAATCGGCGGACCTGCACCACGGAGTCGGCTACGGCCCGCTCCTGCCCGACCCCAAGGGCCTGCTGGCGCTTCCCGCCGGATTCTCGTACCGCGTGATCACGTACAGCGGGAAGACCAGGCTGGACTCCGGCGAGATCACCCCGTCCAACCACGACGGTACCGCCGCCTTCCCGGGCCCGCGCGGCACCACCCTCCTCGTCAACAACCACGAGCTGAAGGGCCCGCGCGCCGACTGGACCTACCCGGTGCCGCTCACCGAGGGCCTCGTCTACGACCCCGCCGCGTCCGGCGGCTGCACGGTCGTCGAGGTGCGTCCCGACGGGCATGTCGCCGAATGGGTGGGCATCGCGGGCACCTCCACCAACTGCGCGGGCGGCAGCACCCCTTGGGGTACGTGGCTCACCTGCGAGGAGAACTCCGACCGCGCCGGCGTCAACGGCATGACCAAGGACCACGGATACGTCTTCGAGGTCGACCCCAGCGACAAGCGTGCCAACCGGAGCCCCAAACCCCTCAAGTTCTTCGGGCGTTACAACCACGAGGCCGTCGTCATCGACCCCAAGCGCGGCGACGCCTACCTCACCGAGGACGCCGCGTCCCCCAACGGCCTTCTCTACCGCTGGACCCCGCCGCAGCACTGCCACCACGGCCACGGCAACCTCCGCACCCTGTCCGACACCGCGGGCACCCTCCAGGCGCCCAAGTGCTTCGACTCCGCGGGCCAGTTCGTCGACGACCTCTCCCGCGCCACGAAGATCGGCACGGTGTACGGCGTCGACTGGGTCGACGTGCCCGACCGCGACGCCAGGACCGTCGACGTGCGCAAGCAGTTCGGCGCCGGGGAGATCACCCGGGCCCGCAAGCTCGAAGGCATGTGGTGGGGCGACGGCGGCGCCTACATCGTCTCCTCCTACGCCCGCTCCGAGAGTCCCGTCCAGCACGACGGCCAGGTCTGGTTCTACGACCCCAAGCGCCGCACGCTCACCCTCAAGGTCCTGCTGGGCGTGAACCCCGACCCGTCGGCCGACGGCGCCTTCGACGGCCCCGACAACATCACCGTCTCCCCGTACGGCGGCCTGGTCATCGCCGAGGACGGCGAAGGCGTCCAGCACCTGTTCGGCGCGACGGACAGCGGACGGACGTATCCGATCGCCCGCAACGAACTCAACGCCGGCACCGAAGAGGCGCCCGAATACAGTGAGTTCACGGGGGTCACCTTCTCGCCCGACGGCAAGACCCTGTACGCGAACATCCAGACTCCGGGAATCATGCTCGCGATCACCGGACCCTGGAAGCGGCAGAAGCGCGGATAGTTAATTGGGTCGCCCGGCCCGCGGTACGCCTCCTAGAGTGATGAACGTCCAGGTGCGAAGGCAGGACCTACTTCCACTCATAATGGGGCGGCCGCGGGTTCGAGTCCCGTCACCGGCACAACGCGCCGGTGTAGCTCAGGGGTTAGAGCACCTACGTCGGTTCCGCCGGCTTCGATCTCTGGACACCCGGAACTTCATGCACCTCCCGGTGCGCTATTCGATCTCGGGGAGGCGCGGCAACAGGTGGGTGCCCGGTGCGCAGGCAGCGGATACTTCGGGAACTGGTGGGGTTGACTCCTCATGCGGGTTCGAATCCCGTCATCGGCCCAGGGCCGGTGTGGCGGAACGGAAGACGCGCCAGTTGATAAGCGACCGTCGCCGATTTCGACCTCGGCCATCCTCCTATTGCCGTGCCTCCCTCCAAAACCGTTCCACGCACGAAGTGCTGGCGAATGGGGGGGGAATTCATCATGGCGCGATTCAACACCAAGGCCGCCAAGGCGCAGCCCACTTCGCGGGTCACCTCGACGGGGCGCGTGCTCCGGACGTACCAGGGCGGCCGAGGCCGTGAGCGGGACGAGCGTTCGGAACTGTTCCTGCTGTCGATCGCCAACTTCGTCGCGCAGAAGACCTTCTACGAGAGCGGCGAGGACCGGGACGACCGGTTCGCCGCGCTCGTAAGCCGGCTCGCCGTCACCGACCCGGCGTGGACGGCAGGCCTCCTCGGCTGGCTGCGCGGCGAGGGCAACCTCCGTACGGCAGCCATCGTGGGCGCCGCCGAGTACGTGAAGGCCCGCCTCGACGCGAACGTCACCGACGGCCCCACCAACCGGCAGGTCGTCGACTCCGTACTGCGCCGCCCCGACGAGCCCGGCGAACTGCTCGCCTACTGGACCTCCCGGTACGGCCGCAGCATTCCCAAGCCCGTCAAGCGCGGTGTCGCCGACGCCGTACGTCGGCTCTACAGCGGCAAGTCGCTGCTGAAGTACGACACCGCGTCCAAGGGCTACCGCTTCGGCGACATCCTCAACCTGGTGCACGCGGCGCCGGATCCGGACAAGCCGTGGCAGGGCGACCTGTTCCAGTACGCGCTGGACCGGCGCCACAACCCGGACACGGCCGTCGTCCCCAAGTCGCTGCCCGTGCTCGCCGCACACCGTGACCTGATGGCGCTGCGGCCCGCGAAGCGGCGCAAGGTCGTGACCGGGGCGCGCGGCGCCGAGCGGCTGGCGGAGGCGGGTATGACCTGGGAGGCGCTGGCCGGCTGGCTTCAGGGGCCGATGGACAAGGCGGCCTGGGAGGCCGTCATCCCGTCCATGGGCGCGATGGCCCTCGTCCGGAACCTGCGGAACTTCGACGAGGCGGGCGTGAGCGACGAGGTCGCGGCGCGGGTCGCGGCGAAGATCAGCGACCCGGCCGAGGTCGCGCGCTCGCGGCAGTTCCCCTTCCGCTACCTCGCCGCGTACCGCCACGCGCCCTCGCTGCGCTGGGCGTACCCGCTGGAGCAGGCGCTCGGGCACTCGCTGGCCAATGTGCCGGCGTTGGGCGGGCGGACGCTCGTCCTCGTCGACCGCTCCGGCTCGATGTTCTACTCCCGGCTGTCCGAACGCTCGGAACTCACCCGGGCCGACGCGGCGGCGGTCTTCGGCTCGGCGCTCGCCCTGCGGGCGGCGGGCGCGGATCTCGTCGAGTTCGGTACGTCGAGCAAGCGCGTGACGTACCGCGAGGGCGAGTCGGTGCTGAAGATCCTGGACCGCTTCGGCGACCTGGGCGGCACCGACACCACCGAGGCGGTGCGGCGCCACTACCGAGGGCACGACCGGGTCCTGATCGTCACGGACGAGCAGTACGCGCACAGCGTGCACGGCGATCCCACCGAGCAGGTGCCGGCCGACGTACCGGTCTACACCTGGAACCTCGCCGGGTACCGGGCGGGCCACGGCCCGTCGGGGACGGGGAACCGGCACACGTTCGGCGGGCTGTCGGACGCGGCCTTCCGGATGATTCCGCTGCTGGAAGGGGCGCACGACTCGGACTGGCCGTGGGTCGGCTGAGCTGAGCCGGGCCGCGCCGAGTCGCGGCGAGTGGGACGAGTGGGGTGTGGCCCGTACTTCGGTGCGGGCCACACTTTCGTCCGCGTGCTCAGCGCCCTTGTGTGCCCGCCTCTCTGACATCTAACATTTCAGTTGTGGAAGCGATGCGACCCGTCCCCCGGACCCTGCTCAGGGATCGCGCGTACGAAGCGATCCGCGACGCCATCGTCTCCGGGGAGATCGAACCCGGTGCCGTGGTGCGGGACGCCGAGTTCGCCGAGCGGCTCGGGCTGTCCCGGGCGCCGGTGCGTGAGGCGTTCGCGCGGCTGGTCGACGAGGGGCTGCTGGAGAGCAAGCCGCAGAGCTACACCAAGGTGACGCCGGTCGTGGCCGCCGACGTGCGGGACGCGGCCGCCGTGGTCGGGGCCATGCACGAGCTGGTCACCCGGGTCGCCGTACCCCGGCTGTTCGCCGCGGACGTCGAGGCGATGCGCGCGGCCAACGAGCGGTTCGCGGCGGCCGTCCGTGCCGGTGACGTGGAGTCCGCCCTGCGCGCCGACGACCAGCTGCACGACGTCCTCGTCCGGGTCAGCGGCAATCGCGCGGCGGCCGCGACCGCCGCGCGCTACACACCGCTCATCCGCCGTCTGGAGCGACGACGCTTCAGCGAGGGCGGCAACTGTCGTTCGGCCGGCCTGCACGACAGGCTCCTCGATGCCTGCGCGGCCGGAGACGTGGACGAGGCGGTCCGTGTCACCGCGGAGATCTGGCGTGGGCTGGCCGAGCTCGCGGACAGCGACTGATCCCGACTCCCGGAGGACCCATGTCCCTTGACTCGTACGAGCGTTACCCCCTTCTCTTCGGGCCCTCGCCCGTGCACCCGCTGGAGCGGCTCACCGCGCATCTCGGCGGTGCCGCCCTCTGGGCCAAGCGGGAGGACTGCAACTCCGGTGTCGCCTACGGCGGCAACAAGACCCGCAAGCTGGAGTACCTCGTTGCCGACGCCCTCGCCCAGGGCTGCGACACGCTCGTCTCGATCGGCGGTGTGCAGTCCAACCACACCCGTCAGGTCGCCGCCTGCGCGGCCCGCGCCGGGCTCAAGTGCGTCCTCGTGCAGGAGAGTTGGGTGGAGTGGCCCGACTCCGTCTACGACAAGGTCGGCAACATCCTGATCAGCCGGCTCGCCGGGGCCGATGTCCGGTTGGTGCGCGCCGGGTTCGGTATCGGGTTCAAGGAGAGCTGGGAACTGGCGCTGCGGGAGGTGGAGGAAGGGGGCGGCAAGCCGTACGCGATTCCGGCGGGCGCCTCCGACCATCCGCTCGGCGGCCTCGGGTTCGCCGGCTGGGCGTACGAAGTCGCCGAACAGGAAAGGGAGTTGGGGGTCTTCTTCGACACCGTGGTGGTGTGCTCGGTGACCGGGTCGACCCAGGCCGGCATGGTCGCCGGGTTCGCGGCGCTTGAGGAGGCGGGCGGCCGTACGCGGCGTGTGCTCGGCATCGACGCGTCGGCGGCGCCCGCCCGGACCAAGGAGCAGATCGCGCGGATCGCCCACAACACCGGGCAACTCATCGGCGTAAAGCGGGAGTTGACGCAGGCGGACGTCGAGCTGGACGAGCGCTACCATGCGGGCACGTACGGGATCCCCGACGACACCACCCTGGACGCGATGCGGCTCGCCGCCCGTACGGAGGGGATGGTCACCGATCCCGTGTACGAGGGGAAGTCGATGGCCGGGATGGTCGACCTGGTGACGCGGGGGGAGATCGGACGCGACTCCACCGTGCTGTACGCGCACCTGGGCGGACAGCCCGCGCTGAACGCGTACAGCGCGCTGTTCTAGTCCGCGACCTGGTCCGCGACCTGGGCCGGGACTGTGCTCCGGCGCTGGTTTCCGAAGGGGCCCGTCGTCGTGAAGGCGAGTTCGGCGAAGCGTTCGCCGATGCGGCGGTGGGTGGCCGCGTCCGGGTGGAGCTGGTCGGGCAGGGGGAGTTCGGCGAAGTCGGACTCCCCGTACAGCGCGCGGCCGTCGAGGTGGTGGAGGTGCGGGTCGTCAGCCGACCGCTGTCTCGCGATGCGGGACAGCTCCTCCCGGATGACGTTGAGCGTCAGTTTGCCGGCGGCGCGCTCGGCGGGGTCGCCCATGGGCTGGAAGCGCACTTCACCGGCGCCGATCGTGGACAGGTCCAGCGCGGTGGGGCCCGGCGTGTCCTCGTGCATGGGGCAGTAGAGAGGTGAGACGAGCAGGAGCGGTGTGGCCGGATGGCCCTCGCGGATGGTGTCGAGGAAGCCGTGCACCGCAGGGCCGAAGGCACGCAGACGCATCAGATCGGTGTTGACCAGGTTGATGCCGATCTTGACGCTGATCAGATCGGCGGGGGTGTCGCGCATCGCCCGGGCGGTGAACGGGTCGAGCAGGGCGCTGCCGGCCAGGCCCAGGTTGATCAGTTCCACGCCGCCGAGGGACGCGGCGAGCGCGGGCCAGATGGCGGTGGGGCTCGCGGCGTCGGAACCGTGACTGATCGAACTGCCGTGGTGCAGCCAGACCTTCCGGCCCCCGTCGCGTGCGGCGACGGGCTCGACCGGGTCGTCGGTGCGCAGGGCGACGAGCTCGGTGGTCTCGTTGTGGGGCAGCCAGATCTCGACGCGCTTCATGCGGTCCGGCAGGCCGGTGAAGCGGAGGGTGCCGGGCGGGCCGGGTTCGTGCGTCGCGGTGCCGGCGGTCATGTCGACGGTCAGGGTGTTGCCGCCCCCGGCCACGGTGGACTGGGCGCTCAGCCGGCCGTCGACGAGGAGGTCGTACACGCCGTCGGGGCGGGGTGGGGCGCCCACGTAGACCCGCCTGGTGGGCAGCGTGTCCAGTTCGACGGAGGTCGCTCGGGTGCGGAAGACCAGCCGTACGCCCGAGGGCTGGGATTCCGCCGAGGCGAGCTGGGGGTCCGTGCACTGGGCGCGGGCCCGGGCCGGCAGACGGTGGGGGAGTACGCCGTGCGGGGTGTGCTCCAGGTCCAGGGCGCCGCGTACGAGGTCCGCGGTGATGTGCGTGGTCGTCCACTGGGTCTCGGTGTGCATGTGTGTCCTCCGTCTGTCCTCGGTCCGTCCTCGGTCCGTTCTCGGCCTGTCGGTCAACGGGTGGGAAGGGTCGGCCAGTTGCGCAGCAGGGCGTCGAGGGCGTCGAGGATCCGGGTCCAGCTCTCCTCCGAGTCGGGGGCGCTGTGGCTGAAGCCGCCTGCCGTTTCCAGGCTGGTGAACCCGTGGAAGACGCTGCCCAGAAGGCGGACCGCGTGGGTCTGGTCGGGCTCCGTCAGCTCGTAACCGCGCAGGATGGACCGCGTCATCCGGGCGTGCCGGACGCCCGCACCGGCCGCGGCCGTCTCGGGGTCGAGCCTCATCCGGGTGGCGGCGGCGCGGCCGGGGTGTTCCCGGCCGTAGTCGCGGTAGACGTTCGCGAAGGCGGTCAGGGCGTCCTTGCCGGCCCGTCCGGCCACGGCGTCGGCGGCCCGGTCGGCGAGTTCCTCCAGGGCGAACAGGGCGATCCTGGTCCTGAGGTCCTGGGTGTTCCTGACGTGCGAGTACAGGCTCGCGACCTTGACGCCGAACCGCCGGGCCAGCTCCGAGGCGGTCACCTGGTCGAAGCCGACCTCGTCGGCGAGTTCCGCTCCGGCTCTGGTCAGGCGTTCCGCGGTGAGTCCTACGCGTGCCATGACCCTCCTCCTGTTCGGCTAAGGAGAATATAGGTTTGCCTAAAATATTTAGGCAAATTAGCCTGCCGTTATGGAGCCACTGACTGAGCGGGAGATCCGCGCCGCGTTCGTGAACTGCAGCAAGGGTGAGGCGCAGCGCCTGTCCGTGCCACGGGACCTGGCCGACCGGCCCTGGGACGACCTGGACTTCCTCGGCTGGCGGGACCCCCAGGCCCCCGACCGCGCCTACCTCGTCACCGTGCTGGACGGCCGTACGACCGGACTCGCCCTGCGCGCTTCCGCGCCCGCCTTCGGGCAGACGCGGCGCAGCATGTGCTCGATGTGCCTGACGTCCCACACCGGAGGCGTGTCCCTGATGGTCGCGCCCAGGGCGGGGAAGGCGGGGAAACAGGGCAACTCGGTGGGCGCGTACATATGCGGCGACCTCTGCTGCTCGCTGTATGTGCGGGGCAGGAAGGACGCGGGAGCCGGGGCCCGGCTCCACGAGACGATCACTCTGGAGGAGAAGATCCGGCGGACCGCGGGGAACGTCGCCGCGTTCATCGCCAAGGTGACGGCTTGACGGTGGAACGGTGTGACGGGGCGGCGGTGCCGCCCCACGGTCCGCTTCGGTGGGTCGTTCGGTGAGTGGTTGGTTGGGTGGGTTGCGCGTGGCTACAGGGACTGGGCTGCCGGTTTCACCATGCCCCGGACCGTGCGG
The DNA window shown above is from Streptomyces sp. NBC_01451 and carries:
- a CDS encoding alkaline phosphatase PhoX, whose translation is MSLTRRDFGRQSAITSAGVALAGTVGALATAPNALASTETGSASGESADLHHGVGYGPLLPDPKGLLALPAGFSYRVITYSGKTRLDSGEITPSNHDGTAAFPGPRGTTLLVNNHELKGPRADWTYPVPLTEGLVYDPAASGGCTVVEVRPDGHVAEWVGIAGTSTNCAGGSTPWGTWLTCEENSDRAGVNGMTKDHGYVFEVDPSDKRANRSPKPLKFFGRYNHEAVVIDPKRGDAYLTEDAASPNGLLYRWTPPQHCHHGHGNLRTLSDTAGTLQAPKCFDSAGQFVDDLSRATKIGTVYGVDWVDVPDRDARTVDVRKQFGAGEITRARKLEGMWWGDGGAYIVSSYARSESPVQHDGQVWFYDPKRRTLTLKVLLGVNPDPSADGAFDGPDNITVSPYGGLVIAEDGEGVQHLFGATDSGRTYPIARNELNAGTEEAPEYSEFTGVTFSPDGKTLYANIQTPGIMLAITGPWKRQKRG
- a CDS encoding TROVE domain-containing protein encodes the protein MARFNTKAAKAQPTSRVTSTGRVLRTYQGGRGRERDERSELFLLSIANFVAQKTFYESGEDRDDRFAALVSRLAVTDPAWTAGLLGWLRGEGNLRTAAIVGAAEYVKARLDANVTDGPTNRQVVDSVLRRPDEPGELLAYWTSRYGRSIPKPVKRGVADAVRRLYSGKSLLKYDTASKGYRFGDILNLVHAAPDPDKPWQGDLFQYALDRRHNPDTAVVPKSLPVLAAHRDLMALRPAKRRKVVTGARGAERLAEAGMTWEALAGWLQGPMDKAAWEAVIPSMGAMALVRNLRNFDEAGVSDEVAARVAAKISDPAEVARSRQFPFRYLAAYRHAPSLRWAYPLEQALGHSLANVPALGGRTLVLVDRSGSMFYSRLSERSELTRADAAAVFGSALALRAAGADLVEFGTSSKRVTYREGESVLKILDRFGDLGGTDTTEAVRRHYRGHDRVLIVTDEQYAHSVHGDPTEQVPADVPVYTWNLAGYRAGHGPSGTGNRHTFGGLSDAAFRMIPLLEGAHDSDWPWVG
- a CDS encoding GntR family transcriptional regulator, whose protein sequence is MEAMRPVPRTLLRDRAYEAIRDAIVSGEIEPGAVVRDAEFAERLGLSRAPVREAFARLVDEGLLESKPQSYTKVTPVVAADVRDAAAVVGAMHELVTRVAVPRLFAADVEAMRAANERFAAAVRAGDVESALRADDQLHDVLVRVSGNRAAAATAARYTPLIRRLERRRFSEGGNCRSAGLHDRLLDACAAGDVDEAVRVTAEIWRGLAELADSD
- a CDS encoding 1-aminocyclopropane-1-carboxylate deaminase; this translates as MSLDSYERYPLLFGPSPVHPLERLTAHLGGAALWAKREDCNSGVAYGGNKTRKLEYLVADALAQGCDTLVSIGGVQSNHTRQVAACAARAGLKCVLVQESWVEWPDSVYDKVGNILISRLAGADVRLVRAGFGIGFKESWELALREVEEGGGKPYAIPAGASDHPLGGLGFAGWAYEVAEQERELGVFFDTVVVCSVTGSTQAGMVAGFAALEEAGGRTRRVLGIDASAAPARTKEQIARIAHNTGQLIGVKRELTQADVELDERYHAGTYGIPDDTTLDAMRLAARTEGMVTDPVYEGKSMAGMVDLVTRGEIGRDSTVLYAHLGGQPALNAYSALF
- a CDS encoding GDSL-type esterase/lipase family protein; this encodes MHTETQWTTTHITADLVRGALDLEHTPHGVLPHRLPARARAQCTDPQLASAESQPSGVRLVFRTRATSVELDTLPTRRVYVGAPPRPDGVYDLLVDGRLSAQSTVAGGGNTLTVDMTAGTATHEPGPPGTLRFTGLPDRMKRVEIWLPHNETTELVALRTDDPVEPVAARDGGRKVWLHHGSSISHGSDAASPTAIWPALAASLGGVELINLGLAGSALLDPFTARAMRDTPADLISVKIGINLVNTDLMRLRAFGPAVHGFLDTIREGHPATPLLLVSPLYCPMHEDTPGPTALDLSTIGAGEVRFQPMGDPAERAAGKLTLNVIREELSRIARQRSADDPHLHHLDGRALYGESDFAELPLPDQLHPDAATHRRIGERFAELAFTTTGPFGNQRRSTVPAQVADQVAD
- a CDS encoding TetR/AcrR family transcriptional regulator, with amino-acid sequence MARVGLTAERLTRAGAELADEVGFDQVTASELARRFGVKVASLYSHVRNTQDLRTRIALFALEELADRAADAVAGRAGKDALTAFANVYRDYGREHPGRAAATRMRLDPETAAAGAGVRHARMTRSILRGYELTEPDQTHAVRLLGSVFHGFTSLETAGGFSHSAPDSEESWTRILDALDALLRNWPTLPTR
- a CDS encoding FBP domain-containing protein, yielding MEPLTEREIRAAFVNCSKGEAQRLSVPRDLADRPWDDLDFLGWRDPQAPDRAYLVTVLDGRTTGLALRASAPAFGQTRRSMCSMCLTSHTGGVSLMVAPRAGKAGKQGNSVGAYICGDLCCSLYVRGRKDAGAGARLHETITLEEKIRRTAGNVAAFIAKVTA